One Pseudomonadota bacterium genomic window, AAGGTGGTGCCAAGAGCTCTTTGGTTATTGAGATAAATAAATAGAGAGACCCCCATTACGAGGCTATAGCCGATGGCAATGGTGCCCCATTTTAGCTCTTGGTACTTCCAGATCTTTTGACTTAAGTTTAGACCCTCCTCACGTTGAGCTTTCAGATAGCCAACGGCTGGAGTTTCGAGATGAAGTGTTTTAACTGTGATAATATTAGAGAGGTAATCAACGCTGGTGCGATTTAGGCGATCGTTAAAGCGGTTGTTTCTGCGGATATTCTTTGTGAGTCTGGCGTTAAATAGGATCATCACAACTATCGTAACGAATCCCATCAAGATAACGGTGATAGCGACCTCGAAATCAAGCACGAAGATTAACATCGCAACGACGACGAACTTCATAACGCCATCGATAATCTGCCAGGTATAGTTTGCGATCACCGATTCAACCGCCCCGACTGAACGATTAAGGCGACTTAGATTCTCTCCGGTATGGTGATAGACATGCCACTTAAGGGGAAACCGTATCAGGGCACTAAAGACCTCTTCGAGCTTCCTGAATCGGCTTGTGTAGGCTGTCAGGCCTTTAAGGTAGCTACCGTAGTGATGGGAGAGGGCGTAGGCCATCTTGAGACCAACGAATAACCAGATGCCGCGCATCGCAGTTGCTAAGGACTCTGGAGATAACCCACCAGTTACGACGGCCTGCAGGATCTCTCCGATTGCCCAGGGCACCATCAGGTCGAGGCTGTACGCGATGATAAACAGTAAGATAAAGGCAAAAAATCTGGTGCGATCGCCAAGGGTAGATTCCCAGGTAGCGATGGTCAGCCGCTTAATGGAATGAGATACAGAGGGGGTAGTGGGGTTGTGGCGGTTCATACGCTATAGCTCCTCCCAAAAAAAGCACCACACAATATCATGTGGCAATTTTTTTGGTTTGAAGAGCTATAGTTGTTGTTTCGTCGCTCATCCGCGCGACAATGGCGCGGTTTCTCCGGACAAAGATATGTTACAGATTTAATCGCACGCGCCATATGAATAAAAAGGGAGCTTAAAAAGTTGTGCGACTATAGCAAAACAGAGCGGCAGTGTCTTGCGGCTTAAACGTCACCTAACGTTACGCTGTTACTAGCTTTTATACCATTTTGATGCTTCCTCTGCTCAATAAGTACCCCCGTAACACCGTAGTGGTGGGATTGATCAAGGGATGCCTACGACTCGGTTTGATCTGAGAGAAAGATGTTTGTTTTTAGCGCGTTTGTGACCCAAATGGGGGCCCAAATGAGGGTGTAGGACGGTAGGTATGAAAGAGAGCCAACGAGGCTACGATTACCAGTACGTTAGCCATTACGAGGTGGGTAATTTTAAGCCAGGCTGGCGCTAGTAGGAGTAACGTAGCTGTTCCTATCAGAATAGCGGTGTAGGTGGTGTATCCGAGGCGATTGAACCAGAGGCGAGCTTGCTGTGATGGGGCGGCGGCCTTAATGCTTGAGATAAAGTATGGCACTACGAGCAGAAGAGAGAGCGCTAATATGGGATGCAGGATCCTTAAACGCAGAGCAGGATGTGCCGTAGGTGCTAGATCTTTTCTCAGTCCTAAGATGAGCGAGAGTGAGGGAAAGAGGTGCGAGGCGAGAGCTGCGATAGCGCCACTCGTCATTAAAAGTAGCAGGGCGATAATTGCTAAGACCCCAAGTTTTTTAAGCTCTGAACTGATAGGGCGACGAGCTCGATCGCCGTAGCGAAAGCTCTCTGCTGCCATAACGGCGCAGAAAAGAAGGAACGAGGTATTGATCAGATGTAGCGGCATTACAAGCATCCGTACAATCTCAGTACTTTCATCTACTAGCTTCATTGTAACGAGCTGTCTTCCGATCAAGGCCTCGGTCAGGGTAAATACGAGTACCAATATTGACCATAGGCGTGCAGGGTGTCCGCGCGAAAAAATACAGCGTGAGCAGATAATTAGCG contains:
- a CDS encoding COX15/CtaA family protein gives rise to the protein MKDLPQITPYSRSYYFAWLLVIYTVVVVAWGAWVRISGSGAGCGEDWPLCNGQAVPLNAPIKTWIEISHRYSTALYGLLVLALIICSRCIFSRGHPARLWSILVLVFTLTEALIGRQLVTMKLVDESTEIVRMLVMPLHLINTSFLLFCAVMAAESFRYGDRARRPISSELKKLGVLAIIALLLLMTSGAIAALASHLFPSLSLILGLRKDLAPTAHPALRLRILHPILALSLLLVVPYFISSIKAAAPSQQARLWFNRLGYTTYTAILIGTATLLLLAPAWLKITHLVMANVLVIVASLALFHTYRPTPSFGPPFGSQTR